In Spirosoma aureum, a single genomic region encodes these proteins:
- a CDS encoding ArsR/SmtB family transcription factor, producing the protein MGLTKTEIFTAEQNRMADLAKAFAHPARVAILQMLIARKACVCGDLVDELELAQATVSQHLKELKRIGIIQGEINPPRVCYCINPTVWQEAQQTFGIILDAFIPESASCC; encoded by the coding sequence ATGGGACTGACAAAAACGGAGATCTTTACCGCTGAACAAAACCGTATGGCCGATCTGGCAAAGGCCTTTGCGCATCCGGCACGGGTAGCTATCCTGCAAATGCTGATCGCCAGGAAAGCCTGCGTATGTGGTGATTTGGTAGACGAACTTGAATTAGCACAAGCAACCGTTTCGCAGCATTTGAAGGAATTGAAACGAATTGGTATCATCCAGGGTGAGATTAACCCGCCCCGCGTTTGCTATTGCATAAACCCAACTGTGTGGCAAGAGGCCCAGCAAACGTTTGGCATCATACTGGATGCATTCATTCCCGAATCGGCATCCTGCTGTTAA
- a CDS encoding autotransporter outer membrane beta-barrel domain-containing protein, with translation MRLIIYVSLLLGLSCTLLAQTNYVANTPNSTTPANNNTLVGPQAGNTTMTGIENAFLGFQAGQNNTTGVSNTFVGAYAGSANLTGTNNAFLGYKAGFNNTYGRYNIFMGSGAGFNNTSGTYNTFMGYLTGSQNTTGNDNVFIGFQTGSLNYTGSDNIFIGYQAGFYNNGNGNAFIGYKTGLNNISGSQNAFIGYQAGQNNSTGGNNSFIGFNAGFNNTTGADNAFIGTYAGLSNTTGNDNAFIGHATGTYNTTGTGNAFLGTYAGYANTTGIGNAYVGIRSGQNTTTGNGNTFLGGAAGFGNTTGEQNTYIGQNAGFTGNSTGSQNVFIGVNAGVDIPSTVVNNAVAIGTNAIVTQSNSVVLGGTGVNSVHVGIGNRSPSAKLHITTGIANTSGIRLENLTRSSPASVLNARKFLTVDPDGNVIMGSISDNAQEPMGASLWQLRGTFLQSTQGEAVIIGQRVNKAPSGYKLYVEEGILTEKVKVAIKTSSDWSDKVFEKGYKLKSLHEVEQYIQKTGHLPGIPSAQEVVKQGINLGQMDAKLLEKIEEITLYLLDVKKEVDSLREENKLLRQELKNYKR, from the coding sequence ATGCGTCTAATAATTTACGTCAGCTTACTCCTTGGTTTATCTTGTACACTTCTAGCTCAGACCAACTATGTTGCCAATACACCAAACTCCACTACCCCTGCCAATAATAATACGCTCGTTGGTCCACAAGCGGGCAACACTACGATGACGGGTATTGAAAATGCTTTTTTGGGCTTTCAGGCAGGACAAAATAACACGACCGGCGTCAGTAATACATTTGTAGGGGCCTATGCGGGTTCAGCCAATTTGACAGGCACGAACAACGCCTTTTTAGGCTACAAAGCAGGATTCAACAATACATATGGACGATACAATATCTTTATGGGCTCTGGTGCCGGCTTTAATAATACATCTGGTACATACAATACCTTTATGGGTTATTTAACAGGCTCCCAGAACACTACGGGTAATGATAATGTCTTTATTGGCTTTCAGACAGGCTCCCTGAACTATACAGGTAGTGATAATATCTTCATAGGTTATCAGGCAGGTTTCTATAATAACGGCAATGGAAATGCCTTCATTGGCTACAAGACAGGCCTCAATAATATAAGCGGTAGTCAGAATGCCTTTATTGGTTATCAGGCAGGACAGAATAATTCAACTGGTGGCAACAATTCCTTTATTGGTTTTAATGCAGGTTTCAACAATACGACAGGGGCTGATAATGCTTTTATAGGTACCTATGCAGGGCTTTCCAACACTACAGGTAACGACAATGCTTTTATTGGACATGCCACTGGCACCTATAACACGACTGGTACGGGTAATGCCTTTTTAGGCACTTACGCTGGTTACGCCAATACTACAGGGATAGGCAATGCCTATGTTGGTATCCGGTCAGGTCAGAATACTACAACAGGTAATGGCAACACGTTCCTGGGCGGAGCGGCTGGCTTTGGAAATACGACGGGAGAACAGAATACATATATTGGTCAAAATGCAGGTTTTACTGGTAATTCTACTGGATCGCAAAATGTCTTTATTGGCGTTAATGCGGGGGTAGATATTCCTTCAACCGTCGTCAATAACGCTGTTGCTATTGGCACTAATGCTATAGTTACTCAAAGTAATTCAGTAGTACTTGGTGGTACAGGTGTCAATTCTGTACATGTGGGAATTGGCAATAGATCACCTTCGGCAAAACTTCATATTACCACAGGCATAGCCAACACATCAGGTATTCGACTAGAGAATCTCACAAGAAGCTCGCCAGCCAGTGTATTAAATGCGCGAAAATTTCTAACAGTCGATCCGGATGGAAATGTAATTATGGGCAGTATTAGCGACAACGCTCAAGAGCCCATGGGGGCTTCGCTCTGGCAACTTAGGGGGACTTTTCTACAAAGCACACAGGGTGAAGCTGTTATTATTGGACAGCGTGTTAACAAGGCTCCATCTGGCTATAAACTTTACGTTGAGGAGGGTATTTTAACAGAGAAGGTAAAAGTAGCAATAAAAACTTCCTCTGACTGGTCAGATAAAGTTTTTGAAAAAGGCTATAAACTCAAGAGCCTTCATGAAGTGGAACAGTATATTCAAAAAACAGGCCATCTGCCGGGTATTCCTTCTGCACAAGAGGTAGTTAAGCAGGGTATCAATTTAGGCCAAATGGATGCTAAACTGTTAGAGAAGATTGAAGAAATTACTCTTTATCTACTTGATGTCAAAAAAGAAGTCGATTCACTTCGTGAAGAAAATAAACTACTTCGGCAAGAGCTAAAAAATTATAAAAGGTAA
- a CDS encoding peptidoglycan-binding domain-containing protein, producing MALQSPFWSANVRLQQAADNKKSMRLFEPDKFAVALLQTALVNTGLATIKIDGIFGEQTAKALRGVETRFNMDRDEGIAARQTLGIIDILLQNGQLGQGLAQGDTQLAIKKVKAALQALTFFQTSRQNGTAMDVLTVDALITHFRLSASASTIGASRPVKDTDLATIIERYTQLLGLYKDSATRFRTGAPVNGIFTAAEAPVNGPITFGPAFTNVNSNFGAFIGNNSRAAVLIHEGVHVFDRDSGRKDTHISEFEPAYNAQPADLSLHNPSSYAGFAAHIDLKRDPVPRFGLGPGARGL from the coding sequence ATGGCCCTACAATCACCTTTTTGGAGCGCAAATGTTCGTTTACAGCAAGCTGCTGACAATAAAAAATCCATGCGACTGTTTGAGCCTGACAAATTTGCCGTCGCTCTATTACAAACAGCACTTGTCAATACGGGACTTGCCACCATTAAAATTGATGGCATCTTCGGGGAGCAAACGGCTAAAGCACTTCGTGGCGTTGAGACACGCTTTAATATGGATCGTGATGAAGGCATTGCTGCCCGACAGACGCTTGGCATAATTGATATTCTATTGCAAAACGGGCAACTGGGACAGGGCCTGGCGCAGGGCGACACACAGCTCGCAATTAAAAAAGTAAAGGCGGCTCTCCAGGCACTGACTTTTTTCCAGACAAGCCGTCAAAACGGAACTGCGATGGACGTGCTAACAGTGGATGCGCTTATAACCCATTTCAGGCTCTCGGCGAGTGCATCCACGATTGGTGCCAGCAGGCCCGTAAAGGATACGGATCTGGCAACTATCATTGAGCGTTATACACAGTTGCTTGGACTATATAAAGACAGCGCTACCCGTTTTCGTACAGGTGCCCCTGTCAATGGAATTTTTACGGCGGCAGAAGCACCCGTCAATGGCCCGATCACGTTTGGTCCGGCTTTTACCAACGTAAATTCTAATTTTGGGGCATTTATCGGAAATAACTCGCGTGCAGCTGTTCTGATCCACGAAGGAGTGCACGTTTTTGATCGGGATTCCGGTCGAAAGGACACGCACATTTCTGAATTTGAACCTGCATATAATGCCCAACCTGCCGACCTGTCATTGCATAACCCCAGTTCTTATGCTGGCTTTGCGGCCCATATCGATCTTAAGCGCGATCCGGTCCCTCGTTTTGGGTTGGGTCCGGGTGCCAGAGGTCTTTAA
- a CDS encoding arsenate reductase ArsC, giving the protein MKRILVLCSGNSARSQIAQAYLHYFADRLKPTEPVEVYSAGIKPKGVNPLAIQVLAEDGIDIAHYTSNPVDDYRHIPFDFVLTVCDKAREQCPFFPAVGQRFHQSFPEPSHMKGQNADAEAKLTAFREVRDMIKNYSQEFISNHIAVNKPASTH; this is encoded by the coding sequence ATGAAACGAATCTTGGTATTATGTTCGGGAAATTCTGCCCGATCGCAGATAGCCCAGGCGTATCTGCACTATTTTGCCGATAGGTTGAAACCGACAGAACCGGTAGAAGTTTACAGTGCTGGCATTAAACCCAAAGGCGTGAACCCATTGGCCATACAGGTTTTAGCCGAAGATGGGATTGACATAGCGCATTATACGTCAAACCCTGTAGATGACTATAGGCATATACCGTTCGATTTCGTACTGACTGTTTGTGATAAAGCCCGCGAACAGTGCCCATTTTTCCCGGCAGTCGGACAACGGTTTCACCAGAGTTTCCCTGAACCAAGCCATATGAAAGGACAAAATGCCGATGCAGAGGCTAAGCTAACGGCATTCCGTGAAGTGCGTGATATGATCAAAAACTACAGTCAGGAATTTATTTCGAACCACATAGCTGTCAATAAGCCAGCCTCAACTCATTAA
- a CDS encoding T9SS type A sorting domain-containing protein, producing MKTILRHAVLLLLINQLINVAWTYAQTISLIPEVEQGHNYTGFMDARQYASTYQPVIFKGSLYSMYTDPANRGRLAKFNGTSVTLLPNPDDGYGFTGNQIVFNDAIYCQYRDANYVFRLARFDGNNFSLLPNPDNGWGHDGFLAILDNTLYSRYLDANSNCRLAKISTTNSTATFAIVGVSGISCMPQSDGKNAITFTPQYTGLTGQSVTFSVTNELPPTTAPGPYTLNLYSDNPAVTLKARQEGTTEEASYVFNWKLACGSLRQAATETLTVINIKAIPNPVSGQTVDIEVQGAGGQLIIYQVVSERGYPISQLRVEKAEANERQTLRLGNTPGTYIVKVSTLTQVKALTVIKQ from the coding sequence ATGAAAACAATTCTACGCCATGCCGTATTACTCCTGCTGATTAATCAACTTATAAATGTAGCTTGGACTTACGCTCAAACTATATCATTGATTCCAGAAGTTGAACAGGGCCACAACTATACGGGTTTTATGGATGCCCGTCAATATGCTTCAACATATCAGCCCGTTATATTTAAAGGCTCATTATATAGCATGTATACTGATCCAGCCAATAGAGGCCGATTAGCTAAATTCAATGGTACAAGCGTCACCCTACTTCCAAATCCAGATGATGGTTATGGATTTACAGGAAATCAAATCGTTTTTAACGATGCAATCTATTGCCAATACAGAGATGCTAATTACGTTTTTCGACTAGCCAGATTTGATGGCAATAACTTTTCCTTATTACCCAATCCTGATAATGGATGGGGACATGATGGGTTTCTTGCTATACTAGATAATACTCTCTACAGTCGTTATCTGGATGCAAACTCTAATTGTCGATTAGCCAAAATAAGTACGACAAATAGTACAGCTACATTTGCCATTGTTGGAGTATCAGGTATTAGTTGTATGCCTCAATCAGATGGAAAAAATGCAATCACGTTCACTCCTCAATATACAGGATTGACTGGGCAATCTGTCACCTTCTCCGTAACGAACGAACTTCCACCTACTACAGCTCCTGGCCCCTATACGCTTAATTTATATTCTGACAATCCGGCTGTTACCTTAAAAGCAAGGCAGGAAGGGACAACAGAAGAAGCTAGTTATGTCTTTAACTGGAAGCTTGCCTGTGGTAGCTTACGTCAAGCTGCTACAGAAACGCTAACAGTTATTAATATTAAAGCCATACCTAATCCTGTTTCCGGTCAGACGGTAGATATTGAAGTCCAGGGGGCCGGTGGTCAACTAATCATCTACCAGGTAGTCAGTGAGCGAGGGTATCCGATTAGCCAACTGAGAGTTGAGAAAGCCGAAGCAAATGAACGACAAACACTCAGGCTAGGCAATACTCCAGGCACCTATATTGTAAAAGTAAGTACCTTGACTCAAGTTAAAGCGCTTACGGTTATTAAGCAGTAA
- a CDS encoding ArsO family NAD(P)H-dependent flavin-containing monooxygenase, with amino-acid sequence MNEPTVHDVIIIGGGQSGLATAYHLHRSSLDVILLDDQPSPGGAWQHGWQSLKLFSPAEASSLPGWLMPRTHALYPTRQEVVAYLTNYEKRYGFTVQRPVQVQLVKWEGTIVNLQTSRGNYRCRALVCATGSWGHPFIPPYTGINDYKGRQLHSAKYTSPDEFTGKRVLVVGGGNSGAQIVAEVSKVANTTWVTLQEPSFLPDEVDGRFLFIAATQRFNAGDTRPKGSLADIVMVDSVKEARNRDALRAVRPFSAFNQDGVIWPDGSQESVDAIIWCTGFRPALQFLDGLGLITHDGRVEVEGTRSVKQPGLWMVGYGSWTGFASATLIGVNRSARQTAQEIIGYLQAGSKRVNRP; translated from the coding sequence ATGAATGAGCCGACTGTACACGATGTGATCATAATCGGTGGCGGACAGTCAGGGCTGGCAACTGCCTATCATTTACATCGTAGTTCCCTGGATGTTATTCTACTGGATGATCAGCCATCGCCTGGCGGAGCCTGGCAGCATGGATGGCAATCGTTGAAACTTTTTTCTCCGGCCGAAGCCAGCTCGCTGCCCGGTTGGCTCATGCCCCGTACTCATGCCCTTTATCCAACTCGCCAGGAAGTTGTCGCGTATCTGACCAATTATGAGAAACGATATGGCTTTACAGTTCAACGACCCGTTCAGGTTCAATTGGTTAAATGGGAAGGAACGATAGTCAACCTCCAAACCAGCCGGGGAAATTATCGTTGTCGTGCATTGGTGTGCGCTACAGGTAGCTGGGGGCATCCGTTTATTCCACCCTATACCGGGATAAACGATTACAAGGGTCGACAGCTTCATTCTGCCAAGTATACATCACCTGATGAATTTACTGGAAAACGGGTGTTAGTAGTTGGTGGGGGAAATTCAGGCGCTCAGATTGTTGCTGAAGTATCGAAAGTAGCCAACACAACCTGGGTCACTTTACAAGAACCATCGTTTTTGCCGGATGAGGTGGATGGGCGGTTCTTGTTCATAGCGGCAACGCAACGGTTCAATGCAGGAGATACCAGACCAAAGGGTAGCCTCGCCGATATTGTTATGGTCGATAGTGTTAAAGAAGCCCGTAACCGTGATGCTCTTCGCGCCGTGCGACCGTTTTCGGCATTTAATCAGGACGGCGTTATCTGGCCGGATGGGAGCCAGGAGTCGGTCGATGCAATTATCTGGTGTACTGGTTTTCGCCCTGCTTTGCAATTTTTGGACGGGCTTGGGCTGATCACTCATGACGGTCGGGTAGAGGTAGAAGGCACCCGATCGGTGAAACAACCTGGTTTGTGGATGGTCGGATACGGAAGTTGGACTGGCTTCGCGTCGGCAACCTTGATTGGCGTCAATCGATCTGCCCGCCAAACCGCACAGGAAATCATTGGCTATTTGCAGGCAGGTTCAAAACGAGTAAATAGACCTTGA
- the arsN2 gene encoding arsenic resistance N-acetyltransferase ArsN2, whose translation MSFHIEKALPDDKLAVIALLDKGHLLTDDLPADLTDFVIARAARMPIGVAGLERLNEVGLLRSVVVDPAFQGIQVGTQLVGCILENARAVGLREVYLITTTADRYFERYGFEVVIRQDVPVSIQQTKQFSDLCPSSAIVMKRVLTPDLV comes from the coding sequence ATGAGCTTTCACATCGAAAAAGCCCTGCCTGACGACAAACTCGCTGTCATTGCTTTGTTAGACAAAGGGCATTTATTAACCGACGATCTGCCAGCCGATCTGACTGATTTCGTGATTGCCAGAGCAGCCAGAATGCCAATTGGAGTTGCTGGTTTAGAACGGTTGAATGAAGTGGGCCTGCTACGATCGGTAGTCGTCGATCCTGCGTTTCAGGGCATACAGGTTGGTACGCAATTAGTAGGGTGCATACTGGAAAACGCCAGAGCCGTTGGCCTACGTGAGGTGTATCTAATCACAACAACGGCAGATCGTTATTTTGAACGATACGGCTTTGAGGTCGTCATTCGTCAGGATGTACCAGTGTCAATCCAGCAGACAAAGCAATTCAGCGATTTATGTCCGTCTTCGGCAATTGTTATGAAACGGGTGCTAACCCCGGATTTGGTATGA
- a CDS encoding arsenite methyltransferase, whose translation METAEQIKDVVRQKYAAIAESTPAEAIGCCGSNQPGPTSCCGPEISGSVSIDMTVGYGELNGYVAEADLGLGCGLPTQFAQIKPGDVVVDLGSGAGNDCFVARAETGATGRVIGLDMTPAMIDRARINAKTLGFTNVEFVYGDIEDMPLPENLADVVVSNCVMNLVPDKQKAFSETFRILKPGGHFSISDIVLKGELPENLKRDAALYVGCVSGASQKDAYLQLVAQAGFTNVIVQKEREIALPDEVLKNYLSNNEIADYRQPDSGNSARGIYSVTVFAQKPEPIESKLVELGNPEGASCCGPECCN comes from the coding sequence ATGGAAACTGCAGAGCAAATCAAAGATGTAGTCCGTCAGAAATACGCAGCCATCGCCGAAAGCACCCCAGCTGAAGCTATTGGATGTTGCGGAAGCAACCAACCCGGCCCCACATCCTGCTGTGGCCCGGAAATCAGTGGCAGTGTTTCAATCGATATGACAGTTGGCTACGGTGAGTTGAACGGCTACGTCGCTGAGGCCGATTTAGGGTTAGGTTGTGGTCTGCCGACGCAATTTGCCCAGATCAAACCGGGCGATGTTGTTGTTGATTTAGGATCGGGCGCGGGCAATGATTGTTTTGTTGCTCGTGCTGAAACTGGGGCAACCGGTCGGGTTATCGGTCTGGATATGACCCCGGCCATGATTGACCGGGCGCGTATAAACGCCAAAACCCTGGGTTTTACGAATGTCGAATTTGTTTATGGCGACATTGAAGATATGCCCCTGCCCGAGAATCTGGCGGATGTTGTTGTGAGTAATTGTGTCATGAATCTTGTTCCCGATAAGCAGAAAGCATTCTCTGAAACATTTCGCATCCTTAAGCCGGGTGGACATTTTAGTATCTCAGATATCGTTCTGAAAGGGGAGTTACCAGAAAATTTAAAGCGTGATGCAGCGCTTTACGTCGGATGCGTATCCGGGGCTAGCCAAAAGGATGCGTATTTACAACTTGTCGCTCAAGCCGGATTCACGAATGTCATTGTGCAAAAAGAGCGCGAAATCGCACTGCCCGATGAGGTATTGAAAAACTATCTTTCAAACAATGAAATTGCCGACTATCGTCAGCCAGACAGTGGCAATTCAGCCCGAGGCATTTATAGTGTTACGGTGTTTGCGCAAAAGCCAGAACCTATTGAATCTAAATTAGTCGAATTAGGTAATCCAGAAGGGGCATCGTGTTGCGGCCCCGAATGCTGTAATTAA
- a CDS encoding DUF3592 domain-containing protein has product MGYFITFLIGVLLLLGSLYLFSTSINFIKSGTRTLATVEKLVQESGKKGKSTYRPIFQFTTITGQEIHYSYKIASAPPDWAVGEKATLVYKLDDPENPMVLTYFGAFGWAVILLAIATVLLIIGGGYYLFGYYARQFLL; this is encoded by the coding sequence ATGGGCTACTTCATTACGTTCCTGATTGGCGTTTTGCTGCTTTTAGGTTCCTTGTATTTGTTTTCTACCTCCATTAATTTTATTAAATCAGGTACCCGTACGCTGGCTACGGTTGAAAAACTTGTCCAGGAAAGTGGCAAAAAAGGCAAATCCACCTACCGGCCTATTTTTCAATTTACGACAATTACCGGTCAGGAGATCCATTATTCATACAAGATAGCAAGCGCTCCACCCGATTGGGCAGTAGGCGAGAAAGCTACGCTCGTTTATAAACTGGATGACCCTGAAAATCCAATGGTACTTACTTATTTTGGCGCTTTTGGATGGGCTGTCATTTTACTGGCAATTGCCACCGTCCTGCTCATTATTGGAGGAGGCTACTATCTCTTCGGCTATTACGCAAGACAATTTTTATTGTAA
- a CDS encoding nuclear transport factor 2 family protein, whose protein sequence is MSTSAAQVLEDSLLKVWSERDQEQRLEEMARIYAADIVFYDADNGPGITGHQAIDSLIKKLQEQWPPEFVFTLLKPVVTNHGVSHAAWTLGAPNTKPAASGMDIALIENGLIKALYLYIDDPTR, encoded by the coding sequence ATGAGCACTAGTGCAGCGCAAGTGTTGGAAGATAGTCTTCTAAAGGTTTGGAGTGAACGCGACCAGGAGCAGCGATTAGAGGAAATGGCACGGATTTATGCCGCCGATATAGTTTTTTATGATGCGGATAATGGCCCAGGCATTACAGGCCATCAGGCGATTGATTCACTCATCAAGAAACTGCAGGAGCAATGGCCCCCTGAATTCGTCTTTACACTGTTAAAACCAGTAGTAACCAACCACGGCGTTAGCCATGCCGCCTGGACACTTGGTGCTCCCAATACGAAACCTGCTGCCAGCGGAATGGATATTGCCCTTATTGAGAATGGGCTCATTAAAGCATTATACCTCTATATTGATGATCCTACTCGTTGA
- a CDS encoding M14 family metallopeptidase, which yields MTRQLLLFILVLLIHRLEGYTQTVPSPKEHFGFAIGDDYQLSNYTQTEAYFKKLATSDRTKLVDIGLTAEGRHQYMLIVTSPENQKKLAHYKEISQKLARAETLTDELAHVLASEGKAVVWIDGGLHSTETVGTMQLIETAWQLVSRQDPETLRILDQVIVLLTHANPDGHELVGNWYMREPVPQKRTQDHLPRLYQKYIGHDNNRDFFMLNMKETQNMGQQLFIEWFPQIIYNHHQRGPAGSVLAGPPLRDPFNFVLDPSIVTGMDALGSAMINRLNTENKPGYTRLTGTPYSNWFNGGLRSINLFHNMIGLLTEIIGNPTPETIPLVPERLLPNGNTPFPVTPQKWHFKQSIDYSVSLNYAVLDYAARQRDLLLYNIYRMGKNSIERGSQDYWTLYPKRVNAITQAYQTDQKKTAAGSLSNTTPDQFGLLPRGSGLPVKYYDTIMKAPALRDPRGFIIPADQADFATAVRFINALVRSGIQIQQATADFTVAGKKYPAHSYIVKTDQAFRPHVLDMFEPQDYPNDFQYPGGPPVRPYDVAGWTPAYLMNVRFDRILVGFDGPFKKLPYGELQSAEGRLSGNASAGYVLTAQSNHSFIAVNDLLAAGIEVYRLPNGSDNHETAGSFFVPASPKAKSLLAKVVTDFGLDVSGLTKRPASQMIKMAPMRIALWDTYGGSMPSGWVRWLMEQYHFPMKVIYPGDIDAGDLKKKFDAIIFVTQAIPPAGRSTEGTVRREPQAEEIPIEYRSWLGRITAEKSIPQLKAFLEAGGTIVTIGTSTNLAYHLKLPIKNALVEMTTAGQEKTLPVEKFYVPGSVLRVTLDSTQHATWGMPMLTDVYFEHSPVFKVAPEAIAKGIVTPLAWFATDKSLRSGWAWGQSYLQDGVAAFMAPIGAGKLYAFGPEITFRGQAHGTFKLLFNQLYTLGSATATGPSGD from the coding sequence ATGACCAGACAGCTACTGTTGTTCATTCTCGTTCTCCTGATTCACCGACTGGAAGGATACACCCAAACGGTACCATCACCCAAGGAGCATTTTGGTTTTGCGATTGGTGACGATTATCAGCTCTCAAATTATACGCAAACCGAAGCCTATTTTAAAAAGCTGGCAACCTCTGACCGGACGAAATTGGTCGACATTGGGTTAACGGCCGAAGGTCGGCATCAATACATGCTGATCGTAACGTCTCCCGAGAATCAGAAAAAGCTGGCTCACTACAAGGAAATTTCTCAGAAGCTGGCTCGGGCCGAAACACTGACCGATGAGCTGGCTCATGTCCTGGCCAGCGAAGGAAAGGCGGTTGTCTGGATCGATGGCGGACTCCATTCGACCGAAACCGTTGGAACCATGCAACTGATTGAAACGGCCTGGCAGTTGGTGAGTCGCCAGGATCCCGAAACGCTTCGTATTCTTGATCAGGTTATCGTTCTGCTTACCCATGCCAATCCCGATGGACATGAGCTTGTTGGCAACTGGTACATGCGCGAACCAGTGCCCCAAAAACGCACTCAGGATCACTTACCAAGGCTTTACCAGAAATACATCGGGCACGATAATAACCGTGATTTCTTCATGCTCAATATGAAGGAAACCCAGAATATGGGCCAGCAACTGTTTATTGAGTGGTTCCCGCAAATCATTTACAATCATCACCAGCGAGGACCAGCGGGCTCGGTACTGGCGGGACCTCCCCTACGCGATCCGTTCAATTTTGTGCTCGATCCGTCGATCGTAACGGGTATGGATGCCCTGGGTTCGGCCATGATTAATCGATTGAATACTGAAAACAAACCGGGCTATACGCGACTAACCGGAACGCCCTACTCAAACTGGTTTAATGGTGGGCTGCGTTCGATCAATCTTTTCCATAATATGATTGGGCTCTTAACCGAAATTATTGGCAATCCAACCCCCGAAACAATACCACTTGTTCCCGAACGGTTGCTACCCAATGGCAACACGCCCTTTCCGGTTACCCCTCAGAAGTGGCATTTTAAGCAATCGATCGATTATTCGGTATCGCTGAATTATGCCGTGCTGGATTATGCCGCACGCCAGCGCGATCTATTGCTCTACAACATTTACCGGATGGGGAAAAACTCCATTGAAAGGGGTAGCCAGGATTACTGGACCCTCTACCCGAAACGGGTCAATGCGATCACTCAGGCCTACCAGACTGATCAGAAAAAAACGGCCGCTGGTTCATTGTCAAACACGACTCCCGATCAATTTGGATTACTACCACGCGGTAGCGGGTTGCCCGTCAAATATTATGATACAATCATGAAAGCGCCAGCCTTGCGCGACCCGCGTGGATTTATTATTCCGGCCGATCAGGCTGATTTCGCAACGGCCGTTCGATTCATCAACGCGCTGGTCAGAAGCGGTATTCAGATTCAGCAGGCAACGGCAGACTTTACCGTTGCGGGCAAAAAATACCCGGCCCATTCGTATATCGTTAAAACGGATCAGGCCTTTCGTCCACACGTACTCGACATGTTTGAACCACAGGACTATCCCAACGATTTTCAGTATCCGGGTGGCCCTCCGGTACGGCCCTACGATGTAGCGGGCTGGACACCGGCTTATCTGATGAATGTGAGGTTCGACCGAATTCTGGTTGGTTTCGACGGCCCTTTTAAAAAGTTGCCCTATGGCGAATTGCAATCGGCCGAGGGGCGATTGTCGGGCAATGCCAGTGCTGGTTATGTGCTGACCGCGCAATCAAACCATTCATTCATAGCGGTCAATGATTTGCTGGCCGCCGGTATTGAGGTTTATCGTTTACCCAATGGCTCCGATAACCATGAGACGGCAGGATCGTTTTTTGTTCCAGCTTCGCCCAAAGCCAAGAGTTTATTGGCCAAAGTGGTTACTGATTTTGGGCTGGATGTATCGGGGCTGACCAAACGTCCGGCCAGTCAGATGATCAAAATGGCACCGATGCGCATTGCTTTGTGGGATACCTATGGTGGATCGATGCCTTCGGGTTGGGTACGCTGGCTGATGGAACAGTACCATTTCCCGATGAAGGTAATTTATCCGGGTGATATCGATGCCGGTGATCTTAAAAAGAAGTTCGATGCGATCATTTTTGTGACCCAGGCTATACCCCCAGCTGGCCGATCGACCGAAGGGACAGTCAGGAGAGAGCCGCAGGCCGAAGAAATACCCATTGAGTATCGATCCTGGCTGGGGCGTATTACGGCAGAGAAGTCTATTCCGCAATTGAAAGCCTTTCTGGAAGCTGGTGGTACGATCGTGACAATTGGCACCAGTACTAATCTGGCCTATCATCTGAAGCTGCCCATCAAAAATGCACTGGTTGAAATGACGACTGCGGGACAGGAAAAAACATTACCCGTCGAAAAATTCTATGTACCCGGTAGCGTATTACGGGTTACGTTAGATTCGACGCAACATGCTACCTGGGGTATGCCAATGCTAACTGATGTATATTTTGAACATAGCCCAGTATTTAAAGTAGCTCCTGAAGCAATTGCCAAAGGTATCGTCACACCATTGGCTTGGTTTGCAACGGATAAATCCCTGCGGAGTGGCTGGGCCTGGGGGCAGTCTTATTTGCAGGACGGGGTAGCTGCATTTATGGCCCCGATCGGTGCTGGCAAATTATATGCATTTGGCCCGGAAATAACGTTCCGGGGGCAGGCACACGGTACTTTCAAACTACTTTTCAATCAACTTTATACGCTGGGGTCGGCTACAGCTACTGGCCCATCAGGTGATTAA